One part of the Rutidosis leptorrhynchoides isolate AG116_Rl617_1_P2 chromosome 1, CSIRO_AGI_Rlap_v1, whole genome shotgun sequence genome encodes these proteins:
- the LOC139868112 gene encoding uncharacterized protein, with the protein MKDLGSSTDPIGQNAIKLISNVGFSVFVFSVLSFTVIAITYQPPDPWESSRTLTKVFTQVENATFQMDNSVVKTGEDVGMVTLSPAASPAPVEAEVNAPMAQPDPFVEKSGEKVYAPVAQPDPSIGNSGEKVNAPVGQLDPSIENSGEKVTNLSMGLGSCDDTSFVNCSDRGVLKAIKKFNAKHFKSIVFLEYQMPVNGSNPNECDVTWKFRNRKEKSWRKYRDFRRFKIGYSENCMYKVVGAKGWHSGVNARRARSQINATKKGDKSKISLSFDDQINDTIAVIGSGSAFRNGKYLYYSRGGDYCKNMNHYIWSFLCALGEAQYLNRTFVMDLSICLSSKYTSSNKDEEGKDFRFYFDFEHLKETASIVEEGEFLKDWKKWEKNHKKKIPVRKVADYKVTPMELKNDKRTIIWRQFDKPEPADYWYRVCEGQSANYVKRPWGSLWKSKRLMNIVSEISGQMDWDFDAVHVIRGEKAQNKVMWPHLNEDTSPESLVAKLQGVVQPWRNLYVATNEPYYNYFDRLRSHYKVHLLDDYKELWGNKSEWYNETTVLNGGWAIAFDGYMRAEVDTEVLYRAKTRVETFYNLTKDCKDGISTC; encoded by the coding sequence ATGAAAGATCTTGGTTCTTCAACAGATCCAATTGGGCAAAATGCAATAAAGCTCATAAGCAATGTAGGGTTTTCAGTATTTGTGTTTTCAGTGCTATCATTTACAGTTATTGCCATAACATACCAACCCCCTGATCCTTGGGAATCTTCTAGAACCTTAACTAAGGTGTTCACACAGGTTGAAAATGCAACTTTTCAAATGGATAATTCGGTTGTGAAAACCGGTGAAGATGTTGGTATGGTTACGCTCAGCCCGGCTGCATCCCCTGCGCCGGTTGAGGCAGAGGTTAATGCACCCATGGCCCAACCTGACCCGTTCGTTGAGAAATCAGGCGAAAAGGTTTATGCACCCGTGGCCCAACCCGACCCGTCGATTGGGAACTCAGGCGAAAAGGTTAATGCACCTGTGGGCCAACTTGACCCGTCGATTGAGAACTCGGGGGAAAAGGTTACGAATTTGAGCATGGGTTTGGGCAGTTGTGATGATACAAGTTTCGTTAATTGTTCCGATCGCGGAGTCTTGAAAGCGATTAAAAAATTTAACGCGAAACATTTTAAGTCGATAGTGTTTCTTGAGTATCAAATGCCAGTAAACGGGTCAAACCCGAATGAATGTGACGTCACATGGAAATTCAGGAATCGAAAAGAAAAATCTTGGAGAAAATATAGAGATTTTAGAAGGTTTAAAATCGGGTACAGCGAAAATTGTATGTATAAAGTTGTGGGTGCAAAGGGTTGGCATTCGGGTGTGAATGCAAGACGCGCAAGAAGTCAAATAAACGCAACTAAAAAAGGGGATAAGTCTAAGATCTCGCTTTCGTTTGATGATCAAATTAATGATACAATTGCAGTAATTGGGTCGGGTTCTGCATTCAGAAATGGAAAATATTTGTATTATTCGCGAGGAGGCGATTACTGTAAAAACATGAATCATTACATTTGGAGCTTTTTATGTGCTCTTGGTGAAGCTCAgtatttgaatcgtacgtttgttaTGGATTTGAGTATATGCTTATCATCAAAGTATACATCAAGTAATAAAGACGAAGAAGGTAAAGATTTTAGATTTTATTTTGATTTCGAGCATTTAAAAGAAACCGCTTCGATAGTGGAAGAAGGCGAGTTTCTTAAAGATTGGAAAAAATGGGAGAAAAATCACAAGAAAAAAATCCCGGTTCGAAAAGTTGCTGATTATAAAGTAACGCCGATGGAGTTAAAGAACGATAAGCGCACGATTATATGGAGGCAGTTTGATAAACCCGAGCCTGCAGATTATTGGTACAGAGTTTGCGAAGGTCAATCTGCAAACTACGTTAAAAGGCCATGGGGTTCGCTATGGAAATCGAAAAGATTGATGAACATAGTGTCGGAAATTAGTGGTCAAATGGACTGGGATTTCGATGCGGTTCATGTAATTCGAGGAGAAAAGGCGCAAAATAAAGTAATGTGGCCTCATCTTAATGAAGATACATCTCCTGAATCGTTAGTTGCGAAGCTTCAAGGTGTTGTTCAACCATGGAGGAATCTTTATGTAGCTACGAACGAACCTTATTATAATTACTTTGACAGGTTAAGGTCACATTACAAGGTTCATTTGCTTGATGATTATAAGGAGTTATGGGGGAATAAAAGTGAGTGGTATAATGAAACGACGGTTTTGAATGGTGGTTGGGCGATTGCGTTTGATGGTTATATGCGCGCTGAGGTGGACACTGAGGTGTTGTACAGAGCGAAGACGCGAGTTGAGACTTTCTACAACTTGACTAAAGACTGCAAAGATGGTATCAGTACATGCTGA
- the LOC139894318 gene encoding transcription repressor MYB5-like — translation MKKGPWTREEDELLSRYISREGEGRWQTLPKKAGLLRCGKSCRLRWMNYLRPNVKRGNISADEEDLIVRLHRLLGNRWSLIAGRIPGRTDNEIKNYWNTHLTKKLIGEGIDPKTHKPLCSSSSAISENISHLNSARTNDQMNHTCGNEDKSKDHTDSYYISDDGFSSFLDSLINDEMCNEHIPMCNEHIPTA, via the exons ATGAAGAAAGGGCCTTGGACACGAGAAGAAGACGAGTTGTTGTCGCGTTATATCAGTAGAGAAGGAGAAGGGCGGTGGCAAACCCTACCCAAGAAGGCGGGTCTCTTGCGTTGTGGGAAGAGTTGCCGCCTTCGTTGGATGAATTACCTCCGTCCGAACGTCAAGCGGGGAAACATCTCTGCTGATGAAGAAGACCTCATCGTTCGCCTTCATCGCCTTCTTGGTAACCG GTGGTCACTGATAGCGGGACGAATTCCAGGGCGTACCGATAACGAAATAAAAAATTACTGGAATACTCATCTCACAAAGAAGTTGATCGGCGAAGGGATTGATCCGAAAACACACAAACCGTTATGTTCATCTTCCTCGGCAATTTCTGAAAATATCTCGCACCTAAACTCTGCTCGTACTAACGATCAAATGAATCACACCTGTGGAAATGAAGACAAAAGTAAAGATCATACTGATAGCTACTACATCTCTGATGATGGTTTCTCTTCGTTCTTGGATTCACTCATCAACGACGAAATGTGTAACGAGCACATACCAATGTGTAACGAACACATACCGACTGCTTAA